From the genome of Syngnathoides biaculeatus isolate LvHL_M chromosome 4, ASM1980259v1, whole genome shotgun sequence:
TAATTGGACATTTGGAGGCCACGCGGTTTTTGtgggaataaaaatgaatttgttttgaTGGTGACCCGCAAATGGCGGTCATCCACTTCCCGCTCGATGTTTTTAGCGTTGGTGTGTAAATGACCAGAACTTAAGTAGTAAAATTGAATTTTGTTGCTTATGTCCGGcatatattttgatattttacaaGATAATTTTTTGGTAATTTAtttggggagatttttttttttttttgaaatccaTAATACTATCTTTATGAAAGGAATAATTAAtggttttatgaaaaaaaaaagttttagataTCTAGGCCATAAAGGTTCCTAATTTGACAccgatgtacagtatgtgtaacAAATATCAATGGCTctaaagagagaaaaatgtacatcaataaatgtcattgttgtcagCAGACGTGCTGATTATTGAATGAATTCATGCGCGTTTCGCCAGTTTTGTCGTCCGGCGCCGTGACGACGGATGTGAAACGTGACGGCTTCAACGAACGGTACCGCCGCTCGTCGGGGTGACGGTCCGTGGGCCGATTAGATTGACCCGGCGACACTTAAAGGCTGAGATCCGATCggacaaaaaaaaggcaccaTCCGCGGAACTCTTCCGGCAGTTCCTGGTCTACTCGTCTTTGTCTCTGGAGAATTTAGAATTTGTTTTGTTCTCAATGAAACCTGCTTTACGTTTTCAATTTTATTGAGAGGGTGGATAAAATATTGGCACATCTGCATCCCAGTTCTTGAGACCAAGGTTTGAATCCTGGCCTCCCCGTGCCGTTGTGGCTTCCCTCCCACGTGCGCGAGGTTACTTGAAGacaaaattgtccgtaggtgtgaacgcGAGTGCCAGTGGTTCTGTTTCTACGTGCCTCGTGATTGGCTGGAGAGCAGTTCctggtgtgccccgcctctcgcccgaagatagctgggatgggcgccggcactcccgtgactcttgtgaggataagtgtctggtaaaatggatggaaagaaaatgcaaaacacacacaccaaaaaaaaaaaaggaaaatgtacaCATATGGCCtgcaaaatgtgtttcaaaCTTAAAAGGTAGGCCCCAGTgtaatgtaaaaacatttttttttctgcacagttTGGGGATGAACTGTACTACTTGgactgaaataaaatgtttcacaGAAGTTCAGTCAAGGTGGCAtcgaaatgttgaaaatattgaCTGTGAGGAGGCTGAAATTCCGAAGATctggacaatttgaaattattgGAGCTCTAAACGATCCATGatcaaaataattgaaaaataacgCATAAATGATTCGTTACTGATGAACGGTTGCAGTGCAACTTAGATGAAGTTCTCAACTtatgtattgtatgttttttttgttttttttttttccttgttttcacGTTGCTTGAATTGATCAATAATAGTTCATTGACAGCCATTTACCATCTTTTGATGCAAAGCATCTTACATCCTGTCTTGGAAAGCCACACAAATGAAGTTATGATCAAAAATCAGTGTAGTTTTTCTTTCTGTCGTCCAATgctgaaaatggaatggaattttGGAATTGTCAGAATGTGCAAAAGATTCTCGACTTTCAATGTTTTGACCACGTCTCAATGAGGGAATTTTAACATCGTTTGGGAATTGTCGGAATGGTGAAAATTGTTTGCCGGGTGATCTTGTGAGGGAAAAATCTGtctcgttttttgttttctctgtcCTGCATTTTTTGCCCTGATCATTCTTCACGACTGCAACTTTCCAATAAATTACCGCCCGTCTGTGTGTAAAGCAGCAAAACTGAAAGTTTTCCAGGTCCTCGATTGTGCTAAGGAAAACTACAAATAACAACAACACCCTGGACGCTGTGAATTGTTGGAATTTGTTCACGTTGGAATGGTTTCATTTGGTTGAGAAATATGAACGTGgcggtagtaaaaaaaaaaaaaaaagacggaattaGAAAAACGATGACGagaggtgggggcgggggcggtCATCTGGTCGCTCcgatgatgtattttttttttttttttattattatttttgtcgcTGAGCGTCCTTACGCAAGCGGTGACGAACGTCGTCGTCGACGTCCACGACTCCGAAGACGGCGTCCGGACGCCCGACGGGAAGGTTTAACCGCGGCCGCCGAACAGCCCCGACGACATCGTGGCTCTTTTTTCTCCATGGGCGACCAAAGAGGAGCGGGCGGAACCGCGTAAAATGAGACCAAAAGCCACCCCGACCATGTCCTCCACGCAAGAAAACGAGGCGGAGGTCCAGTCGACGTGTACGTAAACCCCGCCGGGATCGCGGGCGCTCGTCCGCGCCGATTGACGCGGTCGCTTCCGCCTTCCGCAGCCGCCGACCCGGCGCTCATCCTGGAGCTGAAGACCCGGCGGCCGCCCTTCCTGGAAGGGCGACCCGGCTGCGAGACGTGGAGCGTGGACTTCTCCCCCGACGGAGCCTGGTTCGCCTGGTCAATGGGCCACGGGATCGTGTGGGTGGTCGCCTGGCCCCTCGACTCCGAGTACGCGAAACCGTCGCCGGGGAAAAACTCCATTTATGCTCCTAAATTGGAACTTTGGGACATAAAATGGCGGTTACAGCGTTTAAAACCAACACAAAGattcttatttatttgtttgtttgttaccccccccccccccaaaaaaaaaaaaaaaaaatagacttgaTGACTTGGTTCATCCAAATTATGACACATGCTGAATGATTGACAAAGATTGCAAAATTGTAGGCGGGCCGCCTTATTTGCTCACAAGTATGTGAACAATCATTGACTGACTGGTGAATGATTCACCCGTTGCGTTTTCCTCACGGGGATCGCGGGCGTGCTGTCGCCCATCGCAGATATTTTGGGGACTGGTCGTCGGCCGATCGCCGGACACGTCCGCCCGTTGGCACCCGCGTTCACACTTTGGGCCTGTTTCGGCGTTAATTAGCCTACCACGCGTGTGTCGGGGATACGGGAGGAAGGCTGGGGCCGtgatttgaacccgcaacctcaaAGCTACGAGGCAGACGCGCTAACCACTTAGTCCACCCCGCTTTCCGGAATGACTTTCATCTTTAGCTTTGCGTTCGTTGGTTCGTTCCGTCCTCCCCCCCCGCAGGGAAGGTCAGAGCGGCGAGGTGGACCGAGCGGACAAGAGCTACAGTTGCGGCCAGCCGGTTTGGGCTCTGGCCTTCGGACCGCGACCCGCAAAGTCAGAGAAGCCGCCGTCGACGGGGAACAACAGCGGCGCTCTCCTCCTGGCCACAGGCTTGGAAAACGGCGTTATCAAAATGTGGAACGTTCTCACGGGTGAGCttcctcctttctttctttctttctgtccaCAACTCCGGCGGTGGCGACGTCACCGCAAGTGcaaatattaccaaaaaaaaaaaaaaaatacagaacatgTACAGGAGAAGTACTTATTCCActccttaattaaaaaaaaaaaaagaaaaaaacaaaacaaaaccaaagtaCGAACAAGCTTGACGGTTCAAAAAAGGCCAGCCTTCTCAATGTCGTCTGTCCGGGAGAGGTCCTCGGAGATCGGGACTCCCGACAACCTCAGTGTGTGGACTCtctccacaaacacacactcgcgGAGGCGGTTCAGTTCTGTTCCTCCTGAtccccttttgtttttgtcgtgtTCAGCGCCGGACTGTTTTCTGTAGGCCGCCTCATCTCCCTTCGAGATCAGCCCAAGCGCTTTTGTGCGGTCAGCGAACTTGACGCCGATATGATCGTTGTAGACTCGGCTAAAGTTAAAGGTAGAGAGAGACGCTACAGGAGGGGGCTTAGCACGCAGCCCTGCGGCGAATCGGCGCTCCGTGTGCAAGCGGAGGAAAGGTGGGAGCCGATTGTCAGTGCGGGGGTCTGTTGGTCAAGAAGTTCTTGACCCGGGTGCATGTGAGAGGAGGGCGGTTCAGTCATCAGAATGGATGTAAGGTACTCGCACTCTGTACTTGAGTAAAAGTACTgatgcttgtttaaaaaaagactcTTTATTATTTATATGATGAATGAGTTTTTTTGTCCTTGTTGAGGCGTGTCCGTGTTGGAGCTTCAGGGGCACGAGGGCGTGGTGCGGAACCTGATCTTCCCCCCGAACGGGACGCTCACGCTCGTGTCGTCTTCCCGTGACAAGACGCTCAGGGTCTGGGACCTGCCGCACAAAGGTTTGTTTTGGTCTTTGTCTTCTactcccaccccaaaaaaaaaaaaaaaaagccagagtaGTTGACGGTCCTCTCGTGTGGTCAGGCAAGAAGGTCCAGGTGCTGTCCGGCCACAAAGACTGGATCAGCTGCTGCTGCGTATCGTCTGACTGCAGCATGATGGCCACCGTGGGGCGTTTCGACAGGGTGAGCGGCACCGCCGGGGGGACCCGGACTACGAGCCAAAAGCGCCAATCCGTcgacttgtttttcttctg
Proteins encoded in this window:
- the wsb2 gene encoding WD repeat and SOCS box-containing protein 2 is translated as MRPKATPTMSSTQENEAEVQSTSADPALILELKTRRPPFLEGRPGCETWSVDFSPDGAWFAWSMGHGIVWVVAWPLDSEEGQSGEVDRADKSYSCGQPVWALAFGPRPAKSEKPPSTGNNSGALLLATGLENGVIKMWNVLTGVSVLELQGHEGVVRNLIFPPNGTLTLVSSSRDKTLRVWDLPHKGKKVQVLSGHKDWISCCCVSSDCSMMATVGRFDRMVCLWSLRSYTYIRNLTGGARKTLYLLSACDFSPDGALLATAAFSGASWWIDLWDPYTAQKLATLTDYFEEYGQNQISSIQFSPSGLRLAIVTDDRALGIWEPGKSGLSTRTEPDRDSNGLCCKYHPRGGVVATGTRDGHVRFWRAPPAVPALRHLCRAALRHSVSTHQLEPLPLPKRILDFLSYRDLSSHVSH